In Bordetella holmesii ATCC 51541, the following proteins share a genomic window:
- a CDS encoding molybdenum-pterin binding domain protein: MTLPIINARNQFRGKIKEIVLGSVVSEVDVETPAGIVTSVITTRSIKELDLQVGTEVLAFVKATEVSVAKL, translated from the coding sequence ATGACGCTTCCCATCATCAATGCGCGCAATCAGTTTCGCGGCAAAATCAAGGAGATTGTCCTGGGCTCGGTGGTATCCGAAGTGGATGTCGAGACGCCGGCCGGCATCGTGACCTCGGTGATCACGACGCGGTCGATCAAGGAACTGGACCTGCAGGTGGGCACCGAGGTGCTGGCCTTCGTCAAGGCAACCGAGGTCTCGGTCGCCAAGCTGTGA
- the mdlA gene encoding mandelate racemase gives MDGEAMGVRRAAQACEQGFRAIKTKIGYPSLQEDLRVLRALRHAVGDEVAIMADYNQGLTVPEAARRLRALRDEGLCWIEEPTLQEDYLGHARLRGAVPVQMGENWFGVEEMQKALTAGACDYAMPDIMKIGGVTAWLRAAALAHAHGVPMSSHIFQEFSAHVLAVTPGAHYLERMDLAAPVLQQPLRFEEGQAIIGQAPGVGLQWDERAVSRYGV, from the coding sequence ATGGATGGCGAGGCCATGGGCGTGCGGCGGGCGGCGCAGGCCTGCGAGCAGGGGTTTCGCGCGATCAAGACCAAGATCGGCTATCCCTCGCTGCAAGAGGATCTGCGCGTGTTGCGGGCCTTGCGCCACGCGGTGGGCGATGAGGTCGCCATCATGGCCGACTACAACCAGGGGCTGACGGTGCCCGAAGCCGCGCGGCGGCTGCGCGCCTTGCGTGACGAAGGGCTATGCTGGATCGAAGAGCCGACTCTGCAGGAGGATTACCTCGGCCATGCGCGCCTGCGCGGCGCGGTGCCGGTGCAGATGGGGGAGAACTGGTTCGGGGTGGAAGAAATGCAGAAGGCGCTGACGGCCGGTGCATGCGATTACGCCATGCCCGACATCATGAAAATAGGCGGGGTGACGGCCTGGCTGCGGGCCGCGGCGCTGGCGCACGCGCATGGGGTACCCATGTCCAGCCATATTTTCCAGGAATTCAGCGCGCATGTGCTGGCCGTGACGCCCGGCGCCCATTATCTCGAACGCATGGACCTGGCGGCTCCGGTTCTGCAGCAGCCGCTGCGTTTCGAGGAAGGCCAGGCCATCATCGGCCAGGCGCCAGGCGTCGGTCTGCAGTGGGATGAGCGCGCGGTAAGCCGTTACGGCGTGTGA
- a CDS encoding mandelate racemase / muconate lactonizing enzyme, N-terminal domain protein: MQDAGSDLVITSVQARAVQVPLEHPIRTSVGVVDAAPLVLIDLYTSRPEVVGRAYLFTYTPLALAPTCLAVRQLAGVLQGQPLAPVELDRLLSCRLRLLGRTGLMGMACAGLDMAAWDALAVAHGLPLARLLGGECRPAAGV, translated from the coding sequence ATGCAAGACGCCGGTTCAGATCTGGTCATCACATCGGTTCAGGCGCGCGCCGTACAGGTGCCGCTCGAGCATCCCATCCGTACCAGTGTCGGTGTGGTCGATGCCGCCCCGCTGGTGTTGATCGACCTGTACACCAGCCGCCCGGAGGTGGTCGGGCGCGCCTATCTGTTCACGTATACGCCGCTGGCGCTGGCGCCGACCTGCCTGGCGGTCAGGCAACTGGCCGGAGTGCTTCAGGGGCAACCCCTGGCGCCCGTCGAGCTGGATCGCCTGTTGTCCTGCCGGTTGCGTCTGCTGGGCCGGACCGGCCTGATGGGAATGGCCTGCGCGGGGCTGGACATGGCAGCCTGGGATGCGCTGGCGGTGGCCCACGGCCTGCCGCTGGCGCGGCTGCTGGGCGGCGAGTGCCGCCCAGCAGCCGGCGTATGA
- a CDS encoding ABC transporter family protein — protein MRVRGLKAGYGRIEVLHGIDLDLPRGKLVALVGANGAGKTTLLRTLSGLVPARAGSIELLGNDIGRTSADTRVRLGLAQVLEGRQVFGPLSVEDNLLLGGYVRGRQARERMDEMFALFPVLQQKRGLPAGTLSGGQQQMLAIARALMSRPKVLLLDEPSMGLAPLLVREVLEVVARLRDLDMPVLLVEQNVRAALALADQAYVLEVGRITVAGTGQELLRDPRVMQAYLGL, from the coding sequence TTGCGCGTGCGCGGCCTGAAGGCGGGTTACGGCCGCATCGAGGTGTTGCATGGCATCGACCTGGATCTGCCGCGCGGCAAACTGGTGGCGCTCGTGGGCGCCAATGGAGCGGGCAAAACCACTTTGCTGCGCACGCTCTCCGGGCTGGTGCCGGCGCGTGCCGGAAGCATCGAGCTTCTAGGCAACGACATTGGCCGCACCAGTGCCGACACCCGGGTCCGGCTCGGGCTGGCCCAGGTTCTGGAGGGGCGGCAGGTCTTCGGCCCGCTATCGGTCGAAGACAATCTGCTGCTGGGCGGTTATGTGCGGGGCCGCCAGGCTCGCGAGCGCATGGACGAGATGTTCGCGCTGTTTCCCGTGTTGCAGCAGAAGCGGGGCTTGCCGGCGGGCACCTTGTCGGGCGGGCAGCAGCAGATGCTGGCCATTGCCCGGGCGCTCATGAGCCGCCCCAAGGTTCTGCTGCTGGACGAGCCTTCCATGGGGTTGGCGCCGTTGCTGGTGCGCGAAGTGCTGGAGGTGGTGGCGCGTCTGCGAGACCTGGACATGCCCGTATTGCTCGTGGAGCAGAACGTCCGCGCCGCATTGGCGTTGGCGGATCAGGCCTATGTACTCGAGGTAGGCCGCATCACGGTGGCGGGAACCGGCCAGGAACTGCTGCGCGACCCCCGCGTTATGCAGGCCTATCTGGGTTTGTGA
- a CDS encoding ABC transporter family protein has protein sequence MNMTACENVMLGAHLRQHAGLLAGLFGWTRAADRRLAQDALGWMEMAGVGAYAAHHASQLSFGVLKRLEIARALASEPRLLLLDEPAAGLNDSETAELTRLIRRIADSGITILLVEHDMRLVMEVSNRILVLDHGRRLAEGSAQEIRADEKVIQAYLGAEDVSHAE, from the coding sequence ATGAATATGACGGCCTGCGAAAACGTCATGCTGGGCGCACATCTGCGCCAGCATGCCGGCTTGCTGGCCGGGCTGTTCGGCTGGACACGGGCGGCTGACCGGCGTCTGGCACAGGATGCCTTGGGATGGATGGAGATGGCCGGCGTGGGGGCTTACGCCGCCCACCACGCCTCGCAATTGTCTTTCGGTGTACTCAAGCGTCTGGAGATCGCTCGTGCATTGGCCAGCGAGCCCCGTCTGCTCTTGCTCGATGAGCCGGCTGCCGGCCTCAACGATAGCGAGACCGCCGAGCTCACCCGGCTGATCCGCCGTATCGCCGACAGCGGCATCACCATCCTGCTGGTCGAACACGACATGCGGCTGGTGATGGAGGTGTCCAATCGCATTCTGGTGCTGGATCACGGCAGGCGGCTGGCAGAAGGCAGCGCGCAGGAGATACGCGCCGACGAAAAAGTGATCCAGGCCTATTTGGGAGCCGAAGATGTCAGCCATGCCGAATGA
- a CDS encoding branched-chain amino acid transport system / permease component family protein: protein MLAVALAVLPLALNNNFLMDLAIRICLAGIAAVGLNLLMDFAGQVSIGHAAFVAIGAYGGGILTAHLHWPPLLAMAAAVLGADGVAYVVARPILRLRGHSLTMATLGLGIIVNIVLINEVDWTGGPDGMPVGPLEVMGHAVEGMGMWYGLAAVLLFGAVALSLNLYASQAGRALRGLHGSEVAARVAGVNVASYKVRAFVASAVFTSLAGCLSAHYLGFITPSLAGFTYSVELATMVVLGGMASTFGAVLGAALLTLLPQLLGGLHEYEMMCFGLILMLTMIFLPKGLVPTLQHLLRRRS from the coding sequence GTGCTGGCTGTGGCGCTGGCTGTGCTGCCCCTGGCGCTGAACAACAACTTTCTCATGGATCTGGCGATCCGCATCTGTCTGGCGGGGATTGCCGCCGTCGGGCTGAATCTGCTGATGGATTTTGCCGGGCAGGTCAGTATCGGCCATGCGGCATTCGTGGCCATCGGCGCCTATGGCGGCGGCATTCTGACGGCCCATCTGCACTGGCCGCCACTGCTGGCAATGGCCGCCGCCGTGCTGGGCGCGGACGGCGTGGCGTATGTGGTGGCCCGGCCGATTCTGCGCCTGCGCGGCCATTCGCTCACCATGGCCACACTTGGCTTGGGGATCATCGTCAATATCGTCCTCATCAACGAAGTTGACTGGACGGGCGGCCCCGACGGCATGCCGGTCGGGCCGCTGGAGGTCATGGGCCATGCCGTCGAGGGGATGGGCATGTGGTACGGCCTGGCGGCGGTGCTGCTTTTCGGCGCCGTGGCGCTGTCGCTGAATCTGTATGCCTCACAGGCCGGCCGAGCCTTACGAGGCCTGCACGGGTCGGAAGTCGCGGCGCGCGTGGCTGGCGTGAACGTGGCCAGTTACAAGGTGAGGGCTTTCGTCGCCTCGGCGGTGTTCACGTCGCTGGCTGGTTGCCTGAGCGCGCATTACCTGGGGTTCATCACGCCCTCGCTGGCAGGTTTTACCTATTCGGTGGAGTTGGCGACCATGGTGGTGCTCGGTGGCATGGCGTCGACCTTCGGCGCGGTGCTGGGTGCGGCGCTGCTGACCTTGCTGCCGCAATTGCTGGGCGGGCTGCACGAGTACGAAATGATGTGTTTTGGCCTCATCCTCATGCTGACGATGATTTTTCTGCCGAAAGGGCTCGTGCCCACGCTGCAACATCTTTTGCGCCGGAGGTCATGA
- a CDS encoding branched-chain amino acid transport system / permease component family protein, which produces MADFAQFVFAGLTTGAIYALAALGFSVIYNASGIINFAQGDFLMVGGMVAATLVAMHVPLPAAVAAAVAVGIVVGLLLYFLAIRPAREANVLSLIIITIGASLFIQGVVQRVLGKNQRTLPAFSGDDAISLAGAYVLPQSLWIWGVSLVLVAGCAVFFRFTLTGKAMLAVAANRLAAQAVGISTSRILMLSFGLAAGLSAVAGVTAAPITTTVYDLGLMLGMKGFVAATLGGLGSGVGAVAGGLLVGLLEAFMAGYVSSAYKDAVPFVLIIVILLVMPQGLFGKRSSERV; this is translated from the coding sequence ATGGCTGATTTCGCGCAATTCGTTTTCGCCGGACTGACCACGGGCGCCATATACGCCCTGGCGGCACTGGGGTTCTCCGTCATCTACAACGCCAGCGGCATCATCAATTTCGCACAAGGCGATTTTCTGATGGTGGGCGGTATGGTGGCTGCCACACTGGTTGCCATGCACGTGCCGCTGCCTGCCGCGGTGGCCGCCGCGGTGGCGGTGGGCATTGTCGTGGGGCTGTTGCTCTATTTTCTGGCGATACGACCGGCCCGCGAGGCCAATGTGTTGTCGCTCATCATCATCACCATCGGCGCGTCGCTCTTCATCCAGGGAGTCGTGCAGCGGGTGCTGGGCAAGAACCAGCGCACGCTGCCGGCTTTCAGCGGCGACGATGCCATCTCGCTGGCCGGCGCCTATGTGCTGCCGCAGAGTCTGTGGATCTGGGGCGTGTCCCTGGTGCTGGTGGCAGGCTGTGCGGTCTTTTTCCGCTTCACGCTGACGGGCAAGGCCATGTTGGCCGTGGCGGCCAACCGCCTGGCCGCCCAAGCAGTGGGCATCAGTACCTCGCGCATTCTCATGCTGTCGTTCGGCCTGGCAGCCGGACTGAGCGCGGTGGCGGGCGTGACGGCCGCGCCCATCACCACCACGGTCTACGATCTGGGTCTGATGTTGGGCATGAAGGGTTTCGTCGCCGCCACGCTGGGTGGACTCGGCAGTGGCGTGGGCGCGGTAGCAGGCGGTCTGCTGGTGGGGCTGCTGGAGGCTTTCATGGCCGGTTATGTCTCGTCGGCCTACAAAGACGCCGTACCTTTCGTGCTCATCATCGTCATCCTGCTGGTCATGCCTCAGGGCCTGTTCGGCAAGCGCAGTTCGGAGCGCGTATGA
- the mdlB gene encoding (S)-mandelate dehydrogenase — MSLNVADFRQRARRVLPRFVFDYVEGGAEDERCLARNRADLDRLDLLPQGLRDTRRVDTAVEILGQTWSAPFGVAPVGLAGLLRPQGDVLAAAAAGAAGLPYVLSTASNSPLEAVRAATSGPCWMQLYVMQARAVAEQIVQRAQRAGFDALVLTIDVPVSGYRERDARNGFSLPFRPGPAMLWDMVRHPRWLARMAAAGAPDFVNLAPPEQQASPQAQAALLARSMDCSLVWEDLAWLRSLWRGPLLLKGVLHPEDARRAAGLGVDGVIVSNHGGRQLDAAPSAIRMLPRLRAAAGQGMPLFVDGGFRRGADIARALASGADGVFVGRPMAYGLAVGGQAGVQQVLNLLAAELARTMTLMGVVRPGEFGAIHLCNRDFDSRGSHG, encoded by the coding sequence ATGAGCTTGAATGTCGCAGATTTCCGTCAGCGGGCCCGCCGCGTGCTGCCGCGTTTCGTCTTCGATTATGTCGAGGGCGGCGCCGAGGACGAACGGTGCCTGGCGCGTAATCGGGCGGACCTCGATCGACTGGATCTGCTGCCGCAAGGCCTGCGCGATACGCGCCGGGTCGATACGGCGGTCGAGATCCTGGGCCAGACGTGGTCGGCGCCGTTTGGCGTAGCGCCGGTCGGGCTGGCGGGTCTGTTGCGCCCGCAAGGCGATGTGCTGGCGGCGGCGGCCGCCGGCGCGGCAGGCCTGCCTTATGTGCTGTCGACGGCGTCGAACAGTCCCCTGGAGGCCGTGCGAGCGGCCACGTCGGGGCCCTGTTGGATGCAGCTCTACGTCATGCAGGCACGCGCCGTGGCCGAGCAGATCGTGCAGCGGGCGCAACGGGCTGGCTTTGATGCGCTGGTGCTGACCATCGACGTGCCAGTCAGCGGCTATCGGGAGCGCGACGCGCGCAATGGGTTTTCACTGCCGTTTCGACCAGGCCCCGCCATGCTGTGGGACATGGTTCGCCACCCGCGCTGGCTGGCCCGGATGGCTGCGGCGGGCGCGCCGGATTTCGTCAACCTGGCGCCCCCGGAGCAACAGGCCTCGCCCCAAGCCCAGGCGGCCTTGCTGGCGCGGTCCATGGATTGCTCGCTGGTTTGGGAGGATCTGGCATGGCTGCGTTCGCTGTGGCGCGGGCCGCTGCTGCTCAAGGGTGTCCTGCATCCCGAGGATGCGCGCCGCGCGGCCGGTCTGGGTGTGGATGGCGTCATTGTGTCCAACCACGGCGGCCGGCAGTTGGACGCTGCGCCGTCGGCGATCCGCATGCTGCCGCGCCTGCGCGCCGCCGCCGGGCAAGGCATGCCGCTTTTTGTGGATGGCGGGTTTCGTCGCGGAGCGGATATCGCGCGGGCGCTGGCCAGCGGCGCCGATGGCGTCTTCGTGGGCCGTCCCATGGCGTATGGCCTGGCGGTAGGAGGCCAGGCCGGCGTGCAACAGGTATTGAATCTTCTGGCTGCCGAGCTGGCGCGCACCATGACCCTCATGGGGGTGGTGCGGCCCGGCGAGTTCGGCGCTATCCATCTATGCAATCGGGATTTCGACAGTCGAGGCTCGCATGGCTGA
- a CDS encoding periplasmic binding family protein, producing MFGTGQAPAIIARNYRQLAMKQPLYTSHGQASMEFVRLAGEAAEGIRMPSPALQVARSLPASDPQREVSVSYAQAFEDKHKVEVSTFGGYAHDGMLMVADAIKRAGGTDPEKLRKALEETKGFVGVSGIYTMTPEDHMGLDISAFRMVEVRKGAFQALP from the coding sequence GTGTTCGGTACGGGGCAGGCGCCCGCCATCATCGCGCGCAACTACCGGCAACTGGCGATGAAGCAACCGCTCTACACCAGCCACGGTCAGGCATCGATGGAGTTTGTGCGTCTGGCCGGCGAAGCCGCCGAGGGCATACGCATGCCATCGCCCGCGCTGCAAGTCGCGCGCAGCCTGCCTGCCAGCGACCCGCAGCGTGAGGTCAGCGTCAGTTATGCACAGGCCTTTGAAGACAAGCACAAGGTGGAAGTGTCGACCTTTGGCGGCTACGCCCATGATGGCATGTTGATGGTGGCCGACGCCATCAAGCGCGCCGGCGGCACGGATCCGGAGAAGCTGCGCAAGGCGCTGGAGGAAACCAAGGGTTTTGTCGGGGTCAGCGGTATCTACACCATGACGCCCGAGGACCACATGGGCCTGGACATCTCCGCCTTCCGGATGGTGGAGGTCCGCAAGGGGGCCTTCCAGGCGCTGCCCTGA
- a CDS encoding periplasmic binding domain protein → MKRMLTRRLPAALVCAAAVLAGAVHAEPAPIKVGAVVSATGPASFLGDPEQKTLQLYVDKLNAEGGVLGRKLALTPYDDASDANKANAFVRRLIMQDGVDVIVGGSTTGSTMAMVPQVQSAKIPFVSLAAASVIVEPVKPWVFKMPHSDRMAAVKVIEDMKKNGVTRMALLSDTGGFGKSGRAETLKLAQSLGVEVVDDQQYGERDTDMTP, encoded by the coding sequence ATGAAGCGCATGTTGACCCGGCGGCTGCCCGCCGCCTTGGTCTGTGCGGCCGCGGTATTGGCCGGCGCGGTACACGCCGAACCGGCCCCGATCAAGGTGGGGGCCGTGGTCTCGGCCACCGGCCCGGCCTCTTTTCTGGGCGACCCGGAGCAGAAAACTCTGCAGCTGTACGTGGACAAGCTCAATGCCGAGGGCGGCGTTCTTGGGCGCAAGCTGGCGCTGACGCCGTATGACGATGCCAGCGACGCCAACAAGGCCAACGCCTTCGTGCGTCGCCTGATCATGCAGGACGGTGTCGATGTGATCGTGGGCGGCTCGACCACCGGTTCGACCATGGCCATGGTGCCGCAGGTGCAAAGCGCCAAAATTCCGTTCGTGTCGCTGGCCGCAGCCAGTGTCATCGTCGAGCCGGTCAAGCCCTGGGTGTTCAAGATGCCGCACTCCGACCGCATGGCTGCCGTCAAAGTGATCGAGGACATGAAGAAAAACGGCGTCACTCGCATGGCGCTGCTTTCGGATACGGGTGGCTTTGGCAAGTCCGGACGGGCCGAGACGCTGAAGCTTGCGCAAAGCCTGGGCGTGGAAGTGGTCGACGACCAACAGTACGGCGAACGCGATACCGATATGACGCCGTAG
- a CDS encoding pyruvate ferredoxin/flavodoxin oxidoreductase family protein, whose amino-acid sequence MAQRTGATNYYLEILPVSRAELCGREPVFSLVPYPGDVSIVAASELVEAGRMLQGGYVHPQKTVLVASTHREYAVSEKSAMGDGRYDGERVMSAAATLAHEAILFDMAVLAARHRTVINTVLFGAMAGSGALPFDRQACEAAIRQSGKAVQASLAGFAAGYDRARGVAASEAPPMPGTATAFPARVAALPPALREVASHGVELVADYQDQRYAGLYLDRVERMLRAEQAHGGGALDVSRETARYLALWMSYEDVIRVADLKTRRERLARVRREVGAGQQEPLHVTEFLKPGLDEVCSVLPPGLAGWLRRRLTRRLGKQGMGLHVRTSTVGGFALLCLLRGLRRWRPRTERYHQEQALIERWLQHVQALLPISPPAALELALCGNLVKGYGETSERGHRNLGAILDDTQRCGSVPDLTERIAAARRAALADPQGKALARALDLPDPPMIEQPLRFVRKAASS is encoded by the coding sequence GTGGCGCAGCGTACCGGCGCGACCAACTACTACCTGGAGATACTGCCGGTTTCCCGCGCCGAACTGTGCGGGCGCGAGCCGGTGTTTTCGCTGGTTCCCTACCCCGGTGATGTCTCCATCGTCGCCGCCTCGGAGCTGGTCGAGGCCGGACGCATGCTGCAAGGCGGTTATGTGCATCCGCAAAAAACCGTGCTGGTGGCCTCGACCCACCGGGAGTATGCGGTGTCGGAGAAATCGGCCATGGGAGATGGCCGGTATGACGGCGAGCGCGTCATGAGCGCGGCCGCGACTCTGGCGCATGAGGCAATTCTGTTCGATATGGCGGTGCTCGCGGCACGGCACCGCACCGTCATCAACACCGTGCTCTTTGGCGCCATGGCCGGCAGCGGGGCCTTGCCGTTTGATCGTCAGGCTTGTGAAGCGGCCATCCGGCAGTCCGGCAAGGCGGTGCAGGCCAGTCTGGCCGGTTTTGCGGCCGGCTACGACAGGGCGCGTGGCGTGGCAGCCAGCGAAGCGCCACCCATGCCGGGCACGGCGACCGCATTCCCGGCGCGGGTGGCGGCGCTGCCGCCGGCCCTGCGAGAGGTGGCCAGCCATGGCGTTGAGCTGGTGGCGGATTATCAGGATCAGCGTTATGCCGGTCTTTATCTGGATCGTGTCGAGCGAATGCTGCGCGCCGAACAGGCGCACGGCGGCGGCGCGCTGGATGTCAGCCGCGAGACGGCGCGCTATCTGGCGCTGTGGATGAGCTACGAGGACGTGATACGCGTGGCGGACCTCAAGACACGACGTGAACGCCTGGCGCGCGTGCGGCGCGAGGTGGGGGCCGGCCAGCAAGAGCCGCTGCATGTCACGGAGTTTCTCAAGCCCGGTCTGGACGAGGTCTGCTCCGTGCTGCCCCCTGGTCTGGCTGGGTGGCTGCGCCGCCGATTGACGCGGCGCCTGGGCAAGCAGGGCATGGGGCTGCACGTGCGCACCAGCACGGTCGGCGGCTTTGCACTGCTGTGTCTGCTGCGCGGCCTGCGCCGCTGGCGTCCGCGCACTGAGCGCTACCACCAGGAGCAGGCGCTGATCGAACGTTGGCTGCAGCACGTCCAGGCGCTTTTGCCCATATCGCCGCCCGCCGCGCTGGAGCTGGCGCTATGCGGCAATCTGGTCAAGGGCTATGGCGAGACCAGCGAGCGCGGGCATCGCAATCTCGGCGCCATTCTGGACGACACCCAACGCTGCGGCTCGGTGCCTGACCTGACCGAGCGCATCGCGGCGGCTCGCCGTGCCGCGCTGGCCGACCCGCAGGGCAAGGCGTTGGCGCGTGCCCTGGACCTGCCGGACCCGCCCATGATCGAGCAGCCATTGCGCTTTGTGCGCAAGGCAGCCAGTTCCTGA